In Drosophila yakuba strain Tai18E2 chromosome 2R, Prin_Dyak_Tai18E2_2.1, whole genome shotgun sequence, a single genomic region encodes these proteins:
- the LOC6531268 gene encoding patronin isoform X46 produces MDVETQEIRQARQRASVKWLLSKAFNNRVPDNLKEPFYRDHENQERLKPQIIVELGNATLYCQTLANLYSDPNYQSMNHWSIIQTLARKGVPVAESADMPITETVLIQTNPLRINAHMSVIESLMVLYAKEISSGDRVMAAIRRISGNNYQAPTGQSYEQALLGWISHACAALKKRIIKEVDAGLPDDNGSRLQTPDIPPVRDFQDLCDGICLALLISYYCPKVVPWTSVRINYLPAVEDSIHNILLVCNFSQKHLPYTVMHMTPEDVTYMRGSMKLNLVVLLTDLFNLFEIHPAKCVCYPGMDGQGRRSRRNSSSEDSQLTIENFGGSQDQLNTLGRYERDRERKLSNTSVGSYPVEPAVAVRSSIADARGTLQLSYDTDSGSEKQDRETEKYSMRRQVSVDNVPTVSSHNLSNAGSPLPVARHKQHSSDKDYSSNSGMTPDAYNDTRSTSAYDPESTPVRKSSTSSMPASPAAWQLDVGDDDMRSLENASKLSTIRMKLEEKRRRIEQDKRKIEMALLRHQEKEDLESCPDVMKWETMSNESKRTPDMDPVDLDKYQAYNAPVSAYSSRPPSRDPYQQQLHHQQQQPMPMPQPMQYVNEHGQYMSPPQPAHYMPQQTQQPQSIYSDNGAAYNHSNHSPYGGAPQYRSSVVYDDYGQPTNHFYLHESSPQPQAHPHPQRRTWAHSAAAAAYEQQQQIQPSLVDVNAWQTQQHQKQKQTWMNRPPSSAGAPSPGSFMLHQNGGGGGGGGGGGELQHLFQVQASPQHGQRQVSGSNGVQRQQSLTNLRDNRSPKAPQNMGMPMGMPMQQEDMMAPQSICFIGDEEDVDELERNIIESMQSTHITDFVHQQQQQHQQQLQQQQRLQGHSGRGSSSEDYDSGEMISNKLNITSGNLTYRIPSPSRPSIQANSFQDPRAMAAAPGAEDQPPEKGFYISFDDEQPKRPKPPLRAKRSPKKESPPGSRDSVDNQATLKRESLSHLHNNNNIGFGNDDVNSKPVTRHSIHGLNNSNSVKSPGNATYNKYTDEPPIQLRQLAVSGAMSPTSNERRHLDDVSNQSPQQTQQPMSPTRLQQSSNNAEAAKNKALVIGADSTNLDPESVDEMERRKEKIMLLSLQRRQQQEEAKARKEIEASQKREKEREKEEERSRKKEEQMARRAAILEQHRLKKAIEEAEREGKTLDRPDLHVKLQSHSSTSTTPRLRQQRTTRPRPKTIHVDDASVDISEASSISSRGKKGSSSNLTGPKLYKQPAAKSNRGIILNAVEYCVFPGVVNREAKQKVLEKIARSEAKHFLVLFRDAGCQFRALYSYQPETDQVTKLYGTGPSQVEEVMFDKFFKYNSGGKCFSQVHTKHLTVTIDAFTIHNSLWQGKRVQLPSKKDMALVI; encoded by the exons ATGGATGTCGAAACACAGGAAATACGACAG GCTCGTCAACGTGCTTCCGTCAAATGGCTGCTTTCGAAAGCGTTCAACAATCGCGTGCCGGACAACCTGAAGGAGCCCTTCTACCGCGACCATGAGAATCAGGAGCGCCTCAAGCCGCAGATCATCGTGGAGCTGGGCAATGCCACGCTCTACTGCCAGACGCTGGCCAATCTGTACTCAGATCCCAACTACCAAAGCATGAACCACTGGTCAATAATACAGACGCTAGCGCGCAAGGGAGTTCCCGTGGCCGAATCCGCGGACATGCCCATTACCGAAACGGTATTAATTCAAACAAATCCGCTGCGAATT AACGCCCACATGTCTGTGATAGAATCGCTGATGGTTTTGTATGCGAAGGAAATATCATCGGGTGACCGCGTAATGGCGGCCATACGAAG AATATCTGGCAACAACTATCAGGCGCCCACTGGCCAGTCCTACGAGCAAGCTCTGCTGGGCTGGATTTCACATGCTTGCGCCGCTCTGAAGAAGCGCATTATCAAGGAGGTGGACGCAGGACTGCCCGACGATAAT GGTTCTCGTCTGCAGACCCCGGATATACCACCTGTAAGGGACTTCCAGGATCTGTGCGATGGAATCTGCTTGGCGCTGCTCATCTCGTACTACTGCCCAAAGGTGGTGCCGTGGACGAGTGTGCGGATCAACTATCTGCCCGCCGTCGAGGACTCGATTCACAACATCCTGCTGGTCTGCAATTTCTCGCAGAAGCATCTGCCCTATACAGTGATGCATATGACGCCCGAGGATGTGACCTACATGCGCGG ATCCATGAAACTGAATCTGGTAGTGTTGCTGACGGATTTGTTCAATCTGTTTGAGATACACCCGGCAAAATGTGTTTGTTACCCCGGCATGGATGGTCAGG GTCGTCGCTCGCGCAGGAACTCTTCCAGCGAGGACTCCCAGCTGACTATCGAGAACTTTGGTGGCTCCCAGGATCAGCTGAACACGCTGGGGCGATACGAACGTGACAGGGAACGCAAGTTGTCCAACACCAGTGTGGGCAGTTATCCAGTTGAACCCGCTGTGGCCGTTCGCTCTTCGATTGCCGATGCTAGGGGCACGTTGCAGTTGAGCTACGATACGGATTCCGGCTCTGAGAAGCAGGATCGCGAAACGGAAAAGTATTCGATGCGCCGGCAAGTCAG TGTCGACAATGTGCCCACGGTGTCGTCGCACAATCTTTCGAATGCGGGCAGCCCGTTGCCGGTGGCTAGGCACAAGCAACATTCCAGCGACAAAGactacagcagcaacagcggcatGACACCAGATGCATACAACGATACCCGCTCCACCAGTGCTTACGATCCGGAGAGCACGCCCGTTCGCAAATCCTCGACGAGCAGCATGCCAGCAAGTCCCGCTGCCTGGCAGTTGGATGTGGGAGACGACGACATGCGCTCGCTGGAGAATGCCAGCAAGTTGTCCACCATACGAATGAAACTGGAGGAAAAGCGGCGGCGCATTGAGCAGGACAAGCGCAAGATCGAGATGGCTTTGCTGCGCCACCAGGAGAAG GAGGATTTGGAGTCGTGTCCGGACGTAATGAAGTGGGAGACAATGAGCAACGAATCAAAGCGCACGCCGGATATGGATCCCGTGGACTTGGACAAGTACCAG GCCTACAACGCCCCAGTCAGCGCATACAGCTCCCGTCCGCCCAGTCGCGATCcctaccagcagcagctccaccatcagcagcagcagcccatgcccatgccacAACCAATGCAGTACGTCAACGAGCACGGGCAGTATATGTCGCCGCCGCAGCCCGCGCACTACATGCCGCAGCAGACGCAACAGCCGCAGAGCATCTACAGCGACAACGGGGCGGCGTACAACCACAGTAACCACTCACCATACGGCGGAGCTCCACAGTATCGAAGCAGCGTGGTGTACGATGATTACGGGCAGCCCACCAACCACTTCTACCTGCATGAGTCATCGCCGCAGCCACAAgctcatccgcatccgcagcGTAGGACTTGGGCCCACtccgcagcagccgccgcttatgagcaacagcaacagatcCAGCCTTCCCTGGTGGATGTGAATGCCTGGCAGACGCAGCAGCACCAGAAGCAGAAACAGACCTGGATGAACAGGCCGCCCTCAAGTGCGGGAGCTCCCAGTCCCGGCAGCTTTATGCTGCACCAAAACggtggaggcggtggcggtggtggtggtggtggtgagcTACAGCACCTGTTTCAGGTACAGGCCTCGCCACAGCATGGCCAACGTCAGGTTAGTGGATCCAATGGCGTGCAGCGCCAGCAATCGCTGACCAATTTGCGAGACAATCGCTCGCCCAAGGCACCACAAAACATGGGAATGCCCATGGGCATGCCAATGCAGCAAGAGGACATGATGGCACCGCAGAGTATTTGCTTTATCGGTGACGAGGAGGATGTTGATGAGCTGGAGCGGAACATCATCGAATCAATGCAGTCGACGCACATCACCGACTTTgtgcaccagcagcagcagcaacaccaacagcaacttcagcagcaacagcggtTGCAGGGCCACAGCGGACGAGGCAGCAGCTCGGAGGATTATGACAGCGGGGAGATGATCTCCAACAAGCTGAATATCACCAGCGGCAATCTCACCTATCGCATACCCTCGCCATCCCGTCCCTCCATCCAAGCCAACAGCTTCCAGGATCCCCGAGCCATGGCAGCAGCTCCCGGTGCTGAGGACCAGCCGCCCGAGAAGGGTTTCTACATCTCCTTCGACGATGAGCAGCCCAAACGACCCAAGCCACCTCTGCGCGCCAAGCGATCGCCCAAAAAGGAGTCTCCACCGGGCAGTAGGGACAGCGTCGATAATCAGGCGACTCTGAAACGTGAATCGCTTAGTCATctgcacaacaacaacaatattgGATTTGGAAATGATGATGTCAACAGCAAACCGGTGACCAGGCACAGCATCCATGGCCTAAACAACTCCAATAGTGTCAAATCTCCCGGAAATGCCACGTACAACAAGTACACGGATGAGCCGCCCATCCAACTGCGTCAGCTTGCCGTTTCTGGAGCAATGTCACCAACTAGTAACGAACGTCGCCACTTGGACGATGTCAGCAATCAGTCACCGCAGCAGACGCAGCAACCAATGTCGCCCACGCGACTCCAAcagagcagcaacaatgcAGAGGCGGCCAAGAACAAGGCGCTGGTCATCGGAGCAGATTCCACCAATTTGGATCCG GAATCTGTAGATGAGATGGAGCGGCGCAAGGAGAAAATCATGCTGCTGTCTTTGCAACGTCGCCAGCAACAGGAGGAGGCCAAGGCGCGCAAAGAGATTGAGGCTTCTCAGAAGCGAGAAAAGGAGCGCGAGAAGGAAGAGGAACGATCGCGCAAGAAGGAGGAGCAAATGGCACGGCGAGCGGCCATTTTGGAGCAGCACAGACTCAAGAAAGCCATTGAAGAGGCCGAGCGAGAG gGTAAAACCCTGGATCGGCCCGATCTGCACGTGAAGCTGCAATCCCATTCATCCACCTCAACGACCCCGCGGCTGAGGCAGCAGCGTACCACGCGTCCCAGACCGAAGACAATTCACGTGGACGATGCCAGCGTGGACATCAGCGAGGCTTCAAGTATCTCTAGTCGGGGCAAAAAAGGCTCAAGCTCGAATCTAACTG GTCCTAAACTTTATAAGCAACCAGCGGCCAAATCGAATCGTGGAATTATCCTGAATGCCGTTGAATACTGTGTTTTTCCCGGCGTTGTCAACCGCGAGGCCAAACAGAAAGTGCTGGAGAAGATAGCGCGCTCGGAGGCGAAGCACTTCCTGGTACTCTTCCGCGATGCTGGCTGCCAGTTCCGCGCCCTCTACAGCTACCAGCCGGAAACGGACCAGGTGACCAAGCTGTATGGTACTGGGCCTAGTCAAGTCGAAGAAGTCATGTTCGACAAGTTCTTCAA ATATAACTCAGGAGGCAAGTGCTTCTCGCAAGTGCACACCAAGCATCTGACAGTGACCATCGACGCCTTCACAATACACAACTCCCTGTGGCAGGGCAAGCGGGTGCAGTTGCCCAGCAAAAAAGACATGGCGCTTGTAATCTAA
- the LOC6531268 gene encoding patronin isoform X27 — translation MDVETQEIRQARQRASVKWLLSKAFNNRVPDNLKEPFYRDHENQERLKPQIIVELGNATLYCQTLANLYSDPNYQSMNHWSIIQTLARKGVPVAESADMPITETVLIQTNPLRINAHMSVIESLMVLYAKEISSGDRVMAAIRRISGNNYQAPTGQSYEQALLGWISHACAALKKRIIKEVDAGLPDDNGSRLQTPDIPPVRDFQDLCDGICLALLISYYCPKVVPWTSVRINYLPAVEDSIHNILLVCNFSQKHLPYTVMHMTPEDVTYMRGSMKLNLVVLLTDLFNLFEIHPAKCVCYPGMDGQDVIARRTMGANEHGICHRRGLTVQPVTPIPDLRSDLDQPPVGSPQNRPPFQVPHSNSFGGGLNRRSTPPNEYQTVQSNNFDANHAEAFVVHKSRGITTLASMHSQQQQLHQQQHQQHQQQYQQQPLQQHPSQSQLQIQQQEPLVPARLRQAKEKTNVESKADERGDFVAAGRPSNWEQSRRPSFAGRRSRRNSSSEDSQLTIENFGGSQDQLNTLGRYERDRERKLSNTSVGSYPVEPAVAVRSSIADARGTLQLSYDTDSGSEKQDRETEKYSMRRQVSVDNVPTVSSHNLSNAGSPLPVARHKQHSSDKDYSSNSGMTPDAYNDTRSTSAYDPESTPVRKSSTSSMPASPAAWQLDVGDDDMRSLENASKLSTIRMKLEEKRRRIEQDKRKIEMALLRHQEKEDLESCPDVMKWETMSNESKRTPDMDPVDLDKYQQSIAIMNMNLQDIQQDIHRLATQQSQMQAQHLQAQQLMQAQQIANMLNQQQTYGSQQHLADHHYQQQRPMQQSFGSSPHIPQAYNAPVSAYSSRPPSRDPYQQQLHHQQQQPMPMPQPMQYVNEHGQYMSPPQPAHYMPQQTQQPQSIYSDNGAAYNHSNHSPYGGAPQYRSSVVYDDYGQPTNHFYLHESSPQPQAHPHPQRRTWAHSAAAAAYEQQQQIQPSLVDVNAWQTQQHQKQKQTWMNRPPSSAGAPSPGSFMLHQNGGGGGGGGGGGELQHLFQVQASPQHGQRQVSGSNGVQRQQSLTNLRDNRSPKAPQNMGMPMGMPMQQEDMMAPQSICFIGDEEDVDELERNIIESMQSTHITDFVHQQQQQHQQQLQQQQRLQGHSGRGSSSEDYDSGEMISNKLNITSGNLTYRIPSPSRPSIQANSFQDPRAMAAAPGAEDQPPEKGFYISFDDEQPKRPKPPLRAKRSPKKESPPGSRDSVDNQATLKRESLSHLHNNNNIGFGNDDVNSKPVTRHSIHGLNNSNSVKSPGNATYNKYTDEPPIQLRQLAVSGAMSPTSNERRHLDDVSNQSPQQTQQPMSPTRLQQSSNNAEAAKNKALVIGADSTNLDPESVDEMERRKEKIMLLSLQRRQQQEEAKARKEIEASQKREKEREKEEERSRKKEEQMARRAAILEQHRLKKAIEEAEREGKTLDRPDLHVKLQSHSSTSTTPRLRQQRTTRPRPKTIHVDDASVDISEASSISSRGKKGSSSNLTGYGQLSSNSMKRDYYRGSQDSLTVKESPDDYPSTSSTPIGRRGSYKTSRGPKLYKQPAAKSNRGIILNAVEYCVFPGVVNREAKQKVLEKIARSEAKHFLVLFRDAGCQFRALYSYQPETDQVTKLYGTGPSQVEEVMFDKFFKYNSGGKCFSQVHTKHLTVTIDAFTIHNSLWQGKRVQLPSKKDMALVI, via the exons ATGGATGTCGAAACACAGGAAATACGACAG GCTCGTCAACGTGCTTCCGTCAAATGGCTGCTTTCGAAAGCGTTCAACAATCGCGTGCCGGACAACCTGAAGGAGCCCTTCTACCGCGACCATGAGAATCAGGAGCGCCTCAAGCCGCAGATCATCGTGGAGCTGGGCAATGCCACGCTCTACTGCCAGACGCTGGCCAATCTGTACTCAGATCCCAACTACCAAAGCATGAACCACTGGTCAATAATACAGACGCTAGCGCGCAAGGGAGTTCCCGTGGCCGAATCCGCGGACATGCCCATTACCGAAACGGTATTAATTCAAACAAATCCGCTGCGAATT AACGCCCACATGTCTGTGATAGAATCGCTGATGGTTTTGTATGCGAAGGAAATATCATCGGGTGACCGCGTAATGGCGGCCATACGAAG AATATCTGGCAACAACTATCAGGCGCCCACTGGCCAGTCCTACGAGCAAGCTCTGCTGGGCTGGATTTCACATGCTTGCGCCGCTCTGAAGAAGCGCATTATCAAGGAGGTGGACGCAGGACTGCCCGACGATAAT GGTTCTCGTCTGCAGACCCCGGATATACCACCTGTAAGGGACTTCCAGGATCTGTGCGATGGAATCTGCTTGGCGCTGCTCATCTCGTACTACTGCCCAAAGGTGGTGCCGTGGACGAGTGTGCGGATCAACTATCTGCCCGCCGTCGAGGACTCGATTCACAACATCCTGCTGGTCTGCAATTTCTCGCAGAAGCATCTGCCCTATACAGTGATGCATATGACGCCCGAGGATGTGACCTACATGCGCGG ATCCATGAAACTGAATCTGGTAGTGTTGCTGACGGATTTGTTCAATCTGTTTGAGATACACCCGGCAAAATGTGTTTGTTACCCCGGCATGGATGGTCAGG ATGTCATCGCCCGGCGCACTATGGGCGCCAATGAGCACGGGATCTGCCATCGACGGGGCCTCACAGTGCAGCCCGTCACACCCATTCCCGATCTGCGCAGCGATCTCGACCAGCCGCCCGTAGGCTCGCCTCAGAACCGACCACCGTTCCAAG TTCCGCACTCGAATTCATTTGGCGGCGGCTTAAATCGAAGATCAACCCCGCCCAACGAATACCAGACGGTTCAGTCAAATAATTTTGACGCTAATCATGCCGAag CCTTCGTGGTGCACAAGTCGCGTGGCATCACCACACTCGCCTCCATGcactcgcagcagcagcagctccatcagcagcaacatcaacagcatcagcagcaataccagcagcagccactgcagcagcaccCATCCCAGTCGCAGCTCCAAATCCAGCAGCAGGAGCCCTTGGTTCCGGCTCGCTTGCGCCAGGCTAAAGAAAAGACCAATGTTGAGTCGAAGGCGGACGAGAGAG GCGATTTTGTCGCTGCGGGTCGACCAAGTAACTGGGAACAGAGCCGCCGGCCAAGCTTTGCAG GTCGTCGCTCGCGCAGGAACTCTTCCAGCGAGGACTCCCAGCTGACTATCGAGAACTTTGGTGGCTCCCAGGATCAGCTGAACACGCTGGGGCGATACGAACGTGACAGGGAACGCAAGTTGTCCAACACCAGTGTGGGCAGTTATCCAGTTGAACCCGCTGTGGCCGTTCGCTCTTCGATTGCCGATGCTAGGGGCACGTTGCAGTTGAGCTACGATACGGATTCCGGCTCTGAGAAGCAGGATCGCGAAACGGAAAAGTATTCGATGCGCCGGCAAGTCAG TGTCGACAATGTGCCCACGGTGTCGTCGCACAATCTTTCGAATGCGGGCAGCCCGTTGCCGGTGGCTAGGCACAAGCAACATTCCAGCGACAAAGactacagcagcaacagcggcatGACACCAGATGCATACAACGATACCCGCTCCACCAGTGCTTACGATCCGGAGAGCACGCCCGTTCGCAAATCCTCGACGAGCAGCATGCCAGCAAGTCCCGCTGCCTGGCAGTTGGATGTGGGAGACGACGACATGCGCTCGCTGGAGAATGCCAGCAAGTTGTCCACCATACGAATGAAACTGGAGGAAAAGCGGCGGCGCATTGAGCAGGACAAGCGCAAGATCGAGATGGCTTTGCTGCGCCACCAGGAGAAG GAGGATTTGGAGTCGTGTCCGGACGTAATGAAGTGGGAGACAATGAGCAACGAATCAAAGCGCACGCCGGATATGGATCCCGTGGACTTGGACAAGTACCAG CAAAGTATCGCCATCATGAACATGAACCTGCAGGATATCCAGCAGGATATCCACCGCCTGGCCACCCAGCAAAGCCAAATGCAGGCACAGCACCTCCAAGCCCAACAGCTCATGCAGGCTCAGCAGATAGCCAACATGCTGAACCAG CAGCAGACCTATGGGTCGCAGCAGCACCTGGCTGATCATCATTACCAGCAGCAGAGACCCATGCAGCAAAGCTTTGGTTCATCGCCCCATATTCCGCAGGCCTACAACGCCCCAGTCAGCGCATACAGCTCCCGTCCGCCCAGTCGCGATCcctaccagcagcagctccaccatcagcagcagcagcccatgcccatgccacAACCAATGCAGTACGTCAACGAGCACGGGCAGTATATGTCGCCGCCGCAGCCCGCGCACTACATGCCGCAGCAGACGCAACAGCCGCAGAGCATCTACAGCGACAACGGGGCGGCGTACAACCACAGTAACCACTCACCATACGGCGGAGCTCCACAGTATCGAAGCAGCGTGGTGTACGATGATTACGGGCAGCCCACCAACCACTTCTACCTGCATGAGTCATCGCCGCAGCCACAAgctcatccgcatccgcagcGTAGGACTTGGGCCCACtccgcagcagccgccgcttatgagcaacagcaacagatcCAGCCTTCCCTGGTGGATGTGAATGCCTGGCAGACGCAGCAGCACCAGAAGCAGAAACAGACCTGGATGAACAGGCCGCCCTCAAGTGCGGGAGCTCCCAGTCCCGGCAGCTTTATGCTGCACCAAAACggtggaggcggtggcggtggtggtggtggtggtgagcTACAGCACCTGTTTCAGGTACAGGCCTCGCCACAGCATGGCCAACGTCAGGTTAGTGGATCCAATGGCGTGCAGCGCCAGCAATCGCTGACCAATTTGCGAGACAATCGCTCGCCCAAGGCACCACAAAACATGGGAATGCCCATGGGCATGCCAATGCAGCAAGAGGACATGATGGCACCGCAGAGTATTTGCTTTATCGGTGACGAGGAGGATGTTGATGAGCTGGAGCGGAACATCATCGAATCAATGCAGTCGACGCACATCACCGACTTTgtgcaccagcagcagcagcaacaccaacagcaacttcagcagcaacagcggtTGCAGGGCCACAGCGGACGAGGCAGCAGCTCGGAGGATTATGACAGCGGGGAGATGATCTCCAACAAGCTGAATATCACCAGCGGCAATCTCACCTATCGCATACCCTCGCCATCCCGTCCCTCCATCCAAGCCAACAGCTTCCAGGATCCCCGAGCCATGGCAGCAGCTCCCGGTGCTGAGGACCAGCCGCCCGAGAAGGGTTTCTACATCTCCTTCGACGATGAGCAGCCCAAACGACCCAAGCCACCTCTGCGCGCCAAGCGATCGCCCAAAAAGGAGTCTCCACCGGGCAGTAGGGACAGCGTCGATAATCAGGCGACTCTGAAACGTGAATCGCTTAGTCATctgcacaacaacaacaatattgGATTTGGAAATGATGATGTCAACAGCAAACCGGTGACCAGGCACAGCATCCATGGCCTAAACAACTCCAATAGTGTCAAATCTCCCGGAAATGCCACGTACAACAAGTACACGGATGAGCCGCCCATCCAACTGCGTCAGCTTGCCGTTTCTGGAGCAATGTCACCAACTAGTAACGAACGTCGCCACTTGGACGATGTCAGCAATCAGTCACCGCAGCAGACGCAGCAACCAATGTCGCCCACGCGACTCCAAcagagcagcaacaatgcAGAGGCGGCCAAGAACAAGGCGCTGGTCATCGGAGCAGATTCCACCAATTTGGATCCG GAATCTGTAGATGAGATGGAGCGGCGCAAGGAGAAAATCATGCTGCTGTCTTTGCAACGTCGCCAGCAACAGGAGGAGGCCAAGGCGCGCAAAGAGATTGAGGCTTCTCAGAAGCGAGAAAAGGAGCGCGAGAAGGAAGAGGAACGATCGCGCAAGAAGGAGGAGCAAATGGCACGGCGAGCGGCCATTTTGGAGCAGCACAGACTCAAGAAAGCCATTGAAGAGGCCGAGCGAGAG gGTAAAACCCTGGATCGGCCCGATCTGCACGTGAAGCTGCAATCCCATTCATCCACCTCAACGACCCCGCGGCTGAGGCAGCAGCGTACCACGCGTCCCAGACCGAAGACAATTCACGTGGACGATGCCAGCGTGGACATCAGCGAGGCTTCAAGTATCTCTAGTCGGGGCAAAAAAGGCTCAAGCTCGAATCTAACTG GCTACGGTCAACTAAGCTCAAATTCAATGAAAAGAGATTACTACAGGGGCTCGCAAGACTCCCTCACTGTAAAAG AGTCACCCGATGATTATCCCAGTACAAGTTCAACTCCGATTGGACGACGGGGATCGTACAAAACTTCCAGAG GTCCTAAACTTTATAAGCAACCAGCGGCCAAATCGAATCGTGGAATTATCCTGAATGCCGTTGAATACTGTGTTTTTCCCGGCGTTGTCAACCGCGAGGCCAAACAGAAAGTGCTGGAGAAGATAGCGCGCTCGGAGGCGAAGCACTTCCTGGTACTCTTCCGCGATGCTGGCTGCCAGTTCCGCGCCCTCTACAGCTACCAGCCGGAAACGGACCAGGTGACCAAGCTGTATGGTACTGGGCCTAGTCAAGTCGAAGAAGTCATGTTCGACAAGTTCTTCAA ATATAACTCAGGAGGCAAGTGCTTCTCGCAAGTGCACACCAAGCATCTGACAGTGACCATCGACGCCTTCACAATACACAACTCCCTGTGGCAGGGCAAGCGGGTGCAGTTGCCCAGCAAAAAAGACATGGCGCTTGTAATCTAA